GCATCAGAATTTTTTAAGGTGGTGCACTAACGGTTGATTAGTTGTGACAAAAGGCAAGACTCGTTAATTTTAAGACTCATAATTTTACCAActctaaattaaaaattatgTAAAAGATAGAGTTTCAATAACACAGAGAACATAGATGATTTCAAAACATTATCTACCACTTGCTTCGTACAAAAAGGCCTAAACTAGAAAACCCTCCGGGCGACGTTTTGCAAGTTGTCATGTCAGTGGATACACTCTATAAGAACAGACACGATCGAATGCTACGACCACTGTACCATGGTAAACTGGAAGAGTATGAGTTTAGTGAATCTGAAAACTCTCTACCTTGGTATAAGCAAAGTCGCCTAGTTCCATGTTTGAAGAATGAGAAAGCGAAGGTATTGTGAGGTATTCCATGGTACGTGGAAAAATGCCCAAGAATCGGTGCTAACAAACCTGATACGAGTGTTACTTACAATGTGACTTACGTTATTGCTTTGCCGTTAGAAGTTTAAATTACCGGGAAACGTTACAACAACACTAAAAGTAAATGAGGCGCACGCAAACAgtggaacaaagaaaaacacaacctaAAGGTTTTAAGCGCAAGAACGTATAACAAAAAGtcctgtacagcgccgcaaatgatccccgaccgcgaATGATCCCttgaccgcaaatgatccccaaattggaccgtaaatgatcccgaaccgcaaatgatccccgatgtgaaccgcaaatgatcccgccggaaaataacgaatggcatggattttggtttcttggatttctttttaaattggtgatgtttattttttgcttgtgtaacgtaggttactggattagagttaacacagttcaaaaggttaagaggaagaacatgctaccaaaatacgttggaagtttcacagcagaggtaagaactgtctgtttcttccaagtttcttctccttttagaggcattctgaggcgtaattcggaggctaaaacagcgcacttgattgccttcggaggtcccagatatacaaatatccttcaaattagaagtggtgtagcattacacacaaacatttgcccagaggtATTTgtggatcatttgaaaaggtatttatccaccttttgatgagcgaagtttcaagcgattcaaaggttaagcacgtccataaacaaacgtttgtaagaggttttttttttatgaaaaatatagacctaaagaaaaaaaatttttcccaaaggaagtaattaaataacccttatcaaattgacaaaaacaacaaaggaaaggtcattcaaacgactgcttgtgtttttagggcgattgaatgcatggtttgccgatacGGGTCCGCCTaatttgggttaaaattcagagtcaaaatggccgcttctgtagcgtcgtcaaaatttgcacatttctcaataattacacgatatttgaggaaaccaactgcatagcaactcttaacACTAATTGCCCCACCgaagtacaaagtttgagcgaaatcgattttttgaggtttgccgcgatttttcgaatttgtttgataaatgctgacattcgctcttaaattataattaacgttgccagtatatcttttctttaatttgatctaatttatcttttagctgatgaaaaaaaaaaaaaaaagaaaaaatttttttttgcaaaatccaagaaaccaaagtCCATGCCAaccgttattttccggcgggatcatttgcggttcacatcggggatcatttgcagttcgggatcatttgcggtctggggatcatttgcggtcggggatcatttgcggcgctgtacagtcctttaggttgtgtttttctttgttccacTTTGCGCCGTCTCATAGAGCCCTGGGTATTTTCCGTTATGGCACTGCAGTTTAAAACAAAAAGCGTCTTGTTATGATATTGGACACAGATAGGAGCGATGGATTATTATTTAGGTGATCATGAACTGGTTGTTTCGATGTTTAGGTGGTAAGCGTGGAATGCCTGAGGTGACCGAGTTGTGTTTGTTTGGTAAAATAATgtattttgacttcactacccaatcagacacaacacaactaaaTCAATCACATctgcgtagatacatgggcatgtaggacagcaagcgccacaatgccggtttattttactcacgatatgcatacaaactcctctcaaggataacaatacattagcatgtaggacagcaagcgccacaagccggtttattttgctcacaataTGCATATTAAGTCCGCTCctggataacaatacgttagcGTAGTTGATAGTGCCGacctaaaacttgttaaaggaaaacacactgggcacctgccggatacgaaaacccaaaatcctttgggaacgagggaacgtattctccaaaccgtatgcaagtgccccatggaggctaaggggaaaagttgacgaaataaaaagtaggcgaagaaagctgaacctagactgattcaaatctctaacggatcactatttgtcaacaaattacccataattcccaccagacaccggacccagtcctctggtccgtgccggcaaaatagctatttctgccaatttcgcaggctacaactgtcagaaatgtcatattttgacttcactaccgaatcagacacaacacaactaactcaatcacatcacaactgcgtagatacatgggcatgtaggacagcaagcgccacaagcccCTATATAGACAGCCAAAGAACGGGCTTGACTTTgaggattcgtcagtcagtttaaatgtataaatttagCAGGACAGTGCTTTCGAAACATCAAGCTTAGCCTTCAAGCAATCTTTGACGTACATATTCTTGACCTTCTTGGTTTTCCATCTACCTCCTGATCTACCGGACTGAATGCTATAATTTGCTATATCAGGTACAATTCATTCATGCACACATTccatatttctttacatttctgtCGACAATACGCCATCTTGTAAGTGGCACCAAGCTTGATAACAACATTCCCAAACTTGGACAATGTCAACATTTTCCGCCATGGGCAATCAAAACTAATTCACTGTTGCACCAAGCCGGAGTGAGTATCAACAATTCTGCACCTCGGgcaaatattacatttttctcgTTTGGCACCTGGGCCTACtttgtaaacattttttttttagggattcTCACCGTGTGCGTTCTCTGACAAACCAAcatcatcaatccaattttgatccgggtttatccccgtaaacgggGGTTGCCGGATTtgccccagcagcaatctctctaacacCCACTCTCCATCTCGCTTGATTCATGGGATCTTTTTAACCAAGCCCAcgctcttgctctccttctccacttgcatcttccacgTCTTCTTTGGTCGTCCTCGCTTCCTCTTGCCCCTCACTTCAAACTCCAGCGCTTTTCTCAGAGCGTgcccatcatccctcctcaacaCATGCCCGTACCATCTCACTCCATTCGCCTTTGCCATTTGAACCGCTGTTTCCTTCAATCCTAACATCTCCATCAGgtcctctgttctctttttctccatcagCTTTGCACCACACATTACTCTGACCATTGCTCTCTCGGTCCTTCTTAAAATTGCCATCTCACTTTCCCTCAAACACCATGTCTCACTCCCATATAACATCGCCGATATAACAACAGAGATAAAATTCTCACGTTTTACATTGCAAGCAATCAAAGCCTCTCCGATTGATAAATGTAATACCTAAACTCAGTGCTAACGAACAAAAACGAACAGAGATGCTCAGATCCAAAATAGAAGAGTAACGCTTTccatatttctttacatttctctcGACAATAAGCCATCTTGTAAGTGGCACAAAGCTTGATAACAACATTCCCAAACTTAGGCAATGTCAACATTTTCCACCATGGGCAATCACAACTAATTCATTGAGGCACCAAGCCGGAGTGAGTATCAACAATTCTGCACCTCGGGCAAACATTACATTTTTCTCGTTTGGCACCTGGGCCCTCttcgtaaacattttttttaagggATTCTCACCGTGTGCGTTCTCTGACAAACCAACAGAGATAAAATTCTCCCGTTTTACATTGCAAGCAACCAAAGCCTCTTCGATTGATGAATACAATTATACCTAAACTCAGTGCTAACGAACAAAAACGAACAGAAATGCTCGGATCCAAAATAGAAGAGTAACGTGTTCCGACGCCAAAGCATCTAATCCTCTGAAAACGCCCTTTGGAGAAGGGATTTCAAATACTAAAAGCAAGTCTCACACCGCTTCCTTCAAAACCATCTTGCGGTATAGCCATTGCTTTCCTGCCGCTGATGAAGAATGTTGATATAAGGAACAACTAACTCTACAAGGTCCACTCTTTCCGCAGGCAAAGCTAGTGCCGGAAGAAGGTTTCTGAGATGCGAAAGCGCCACGAACTAAAGATCCCCTGAGATGATTGTCCAGTGAACTCCGTCTTACAAAGACTAACCCAATAGTAAACTGATTTCCAAGGCGAAACAATCAGTGTTCCTGCagctttgcaaaatctcaaataaactTTCACGGCTAGTTACGCAGGTGGACATAACCAATTTGTCTCGTAAGCCCAATCTTGCGTGAAAGCATTAACGCCATTTGTCGCaggctgaaaaatattttgaattagcGTACCAAGTTTCTTGTTATAATATATCTATCAATTGTGTGAGGGCCCCATGCCTCATCAATGTACGCAAAACACGTCATCTTTAATTGAATAGTCATCATAATCAAATATTCTGCTAATCTGATCAGCATATAATTCAAATCTCTGGGGGTCCATTGAGTTTGCCCGTTAAAGCTGACCTATTGTTCCTCGAAACTTTTGGAGCCGGAATGTGAATGAAAGGTAATTTGTAACCAAATTCAATACCTTCGATTATAAACTGAGGGACGTAAATCAGCTTCCACTCATGCAAAGCTCTTTTTAGGCAACCCGTAACGAAACTAAGCATAGCGTCCCTTGACTTAATTTCGTatgctctttcaattttttttttttttttgatcacaCACATTCAGATGAGAGACTGCCTCATCAAGAGATTCGGTATCTGAAGTATAGCAAATCGAAATAGAGTATATGTAAACGTGCAACTTGCACAACGTGATAAACAATAAATGCAGGAAAAGACTACACCTTCAAAGCCATCTTGGGCTAGCCATTGCTTTCCTGCCGCTGAAGAAGAATGTTGATATAAGGGACAACTAACTCTCCAAGGTCCACTCTTTCCGCAGGCAAAGCTAGTGCCGGGAGAAGGTTTCTGAGATGCGAAAGCGCCACGAAC
Above is a genomic segment from Acropora muricata isolate sample 2 chromosome 1, ASM3666990v1, whole genome shotgun sequence containing:
- the LOC136923614 gene encoding uncharacterized protein, whose protein sequence is MLYGSETWCLRESEMAILRRTERAMVRVMCGAKLMEKKRTEDLMEMLGLKETAVQMAKANGVRWYGHVLRRDDGHALRKALEFEVRGKRKRGRPKKTWKMQVEKESKSVGLVKKIP